The genomic window GGATACCGTACGGCGCCCCATAGAACTCGTTGTCGGCGATTTTCAGGTTGTAGATGGAGTGGTTACCGACGGCAAGTTGCATACTGCTGCCCCGGTGTCCGCCCCGGACTTTGTTCCCGATGTAGTTGATGTCGTGGGTTGTTCCGTTGATGGTGTGGGCCACAAGGCCGTCGTCGCCGTCGGTTCCAATGCGCTGGTCAATGGTATTGCCGATGACGTCGCCGAACGATGAGTCCAGGACATGGATGCCATCGAGCTGGTTGTACTTGCCGCTTGTCGCGACGATGGTGGAGCTGTTCTTCACGCAGAACCTGGTGGTACCGACGGCGACGATGGAGTAAGTGAAGGGGTTTCGGACGTGCACTCCGTCCACGAGGTTGTTGGAGCCGCCCCGGATATCAACAACATACTCGTCCAGGCGCCCCCTCAGGTTGACGCTGGCCGGGAGGGTATTTCCTGAATGGTCCGCCGTGAGATCAGTGATCGTGGTGTTCGTCGCGCTGTTGGTCGTCACGATGGGGTAGCCACCCGACGGGCCCTTTGTGGACAGGAACCTGGGGCCGGCCTTGAGAACAGTGCCGGGACCTGCGCCCTGCAGTTTGACGTTGTTCGCCATCCGGAGTTTGCCGTTGATGATGTAGGTTCCGGCTACGAGTTTGACGACACCGCCCCCGGCTGCCCCTGCGGCGTTGATGCGGTTCTGTATGGCGCTTGTGTCGTCCGTTGCATCGTTTACGGTGGTGGAGACGTTGTAGGCCGTGGTCGCACTGCTGCCCGTCGCACCGCTCTTCGTGCATGCTGCCGCCGCATTCGTGGCCGTGGATGTTGCTGATGCAGAAGGTGCCTGGCCGGGGGTTGCCGGCGGCATGTTCTCAGCCGGAGCAGTAGAGAACCCGCCCAAGGTCAGCAACGCGGCGGCGGCAGCAACCACCAAAGCTGACCACCGCCGTCGTAGCTTCGCCCAAGCGCGGCGTAGCGACTGTCCCGAGTCGTTCTCGGCTATTCCCACTGCGATCCCCCAGGTGCCAGGACGCACCGTCGGCGTCGTCGGCTGGAGTCTACATTTGGGCGCACGTACCGGAAAAACGCTGGGCGTTGACTTGTGGATAGGGTCCGCGGAGTCGTCATGCGGCATTCTGGGTGGGCCCCGGCACAAAGTAGGTTTCCGGTTTCCGTGGAATCTCCCCGCCAGGGAAAAGGGCGTCGGACTGTGTAGCGTACTCTCTGATCCGCCCACGTTTGGCGTCCAGTCCCGTATCCCAGGTCCACGGAACAAACCCCATTTTCGACAAATGCGGCTGGTCCGGAGCTGTCGTCAGGTCATAGGGAAAGTCTGAGTACATCACCACGTTGTCCGGATGCCCCTTACCTACCTCGCGGGTGATCAGATGGTCCACGTGCCTTCCTACTCCTGCGGGGCAGAAGAGCAGCTCGGCTTGCGTTTGCGCCATGAGCCCGGCAACATCGCCCCGGAGTTGGCGGATGAGCGCCTGATCGCCCCTGGCGATCCTGCCCAAGGCGATGTCGAACCGGTAGGTGGCGTAGCGGTGGTTGAGCTCCGGCAGAAGCCTGTCCCAAGCACTGCTCCCCAGCATCGGTGGCTTGCGGCGGCGTCGAAACAGCGCATCCACTTCGCCAAGATGAATGGATTGAACTCCCATGCCAGCCAGTACGGCGCGGTCTTCCGACTGCCTGGCTTGGTAGAGCTCCGCAGCGTCGGGCACGGCACATTGGCGCAGAAAGGACCGGGTGGCCCGCGTGTGCGGTGCCGGCCCTGACTCTGTGAAAAGAGTAGCGACGATGATCTCGCGTCCCTGTGCTTCGGCTTCCATGAGAGCGCCGCAGGACAGCACTGCGTCGTCCAAGTGGGGTGAGAGGAACAGCCAAGGCGCATCCCCTGCCATGGAACGTTCAACTCTGGATTGCACGTGCATTCAAGCCCTTTCAGGGTGACGGGCTTTCGACCGCCGGGTTGGAGGTTTCTTTAATTCCTTGACTGCCGTTTTATAAGCGTGTGCCTGCATGTCAGCGAGCGCATCCCAGTTGTAACCGGCGGCGAACGTCCGTCCTTGCGCAGCAACGTCCGCCAGATCTGCCTGCGGGTACCGGCGGGCGATCTCGTCTCCCAGCGCCTGGGCGTCGAAGGCCTCAACCACCCATCCTGTGCCCGGCAGAATGATCTCCCTCAGGCATGGGATATCGAAGGCAATAACCGGAGTGCCCGCTGCTAGGGCGTCAATGGCCACCAAGCCGAATGTCTCGTGCCGGGAAGGCACCACCAGAAGCCGGGCTTCGCTGAGCGCTTGGAACTTCCTGTCCCCGGACAGCCACCCGAGCATCTGCACGCGCCCGGAAAGGCCGGCGTCCCGGATGGCCTTGCGCAATCGATCCTCGTCCGGACCGGCGCCGGCGATCAGCAGGTTCCCGTCAACCCTGCCGCAGGCGTGCGCCCAGGCTTCCAAGAGCAGATCCAAGCCCTTGTGCCCGTACTCCAGACGCCCGATGAAGAGGACATCCTTCCCCACGAGGGGCTCGCTGTTCCAGACGGCGGGATCCACACCGTTGCCGATCACGTCAACATGAAGGTCCGGGTTGAGCGCCTTCAAGCGGTCGCCGATTCCCTGCGAAACCGAGATGAGGCGTCGGTGCTTCCGGACACCCAGCCGCTCAATCCAATGCATTGGGAGTTTGTACTGCCGTGCCTTATCCCTGGCATGAAGCCACTGCACAACTCCGATCGTGGGTCGCTTGGTCCACAGGGGGGCGGCCATGGTGGAAAAGGGAGCGAAGAAATCCTCCACCACCAACTCAACAGTTGACCGGCGCTTACGTACTTCCACAGGCAGCCAGGCAATGTACGCCAGCAACCTGGTCAAACGGTTGCCGCCCTTTCCGAAGCCGATGGGTACATAGTGCACGCCGTCCTCCACCCGTTCCTGCCAACCGGGATACCGTGTGGTCAAAACCGTCACACTGAAGCCAAGGGCAGCCAACCGCCTGTTGATCTCATGGGTCCTTACTGAACCCCCGCCCGCCCCGGGCATGCGTGGATCTTCAAAGCCCAAATGGAGAACTTTCATTGTTACCGTTCCGTCCCGTAGTCCTTGTAGGGCACCCCAACGTTGGCCGTAGCCGCTGCCTCCAAAGCAACGGGATCCACGTACCAAATGGTGGTCTCGCCGTTGGTGGGACCAAGTGTGGTGACCATGGGAGTTGCATGGTCCTTCAACCAGGCCAGCATGGTGGGGTTGGCGTAACCATAGCCCTGGCTGGTGGGCTTGGATTGGGTGAGGATGTAGCTCACCCCTTGCTCTTTCATCAGCGGCGCCGATGGCCAAATGCCGAACCGGGGATCATGCATGTACGCGAAGTGCCCGGTGCTGTTGGTGACACTGATCCGTGCATCGGCAGGCAGGTTGGCCCGCACCCAGTCGTTGGCCCTGACAAAGCCGTTGTCCACTGTCAGCGCGGTCCGGAGTCCCAAAACTACGGTCAACACCACATAGATCACGCTGACGATGGCAAGTGCATTGCGGCCCTTGGGGTACCTCTCCCGGAGTTCCACCACCGCCAGGACCGAACAAATTACTCCGAACACCATGACGCCGTACCCGTACTGTTCCTCAAACGTCCCGAAGACGGCGCTGTAAGCACCGGCGGCGCCCAGTGCCAGGCCTCCCAGCCCAATGAGTCGCCGCCCGGCATGATGGCTGAAACACAGCAGCAAGCCCACCACTGGGCACAAGCCCAGCAGGATGTAACTGGTAGCGAAGTGTCCGCTCTGCTCAATGAGCCGCGAGACCAGGCTCGGTGAGCCCTCGGAGGTGAAGCCTGTGCTCTTCTCTACACCTGACATGCGCAGCAGCCCGTTGCTCTTGGCCCACACCCAACTGGGAAAGTGACCGTGGCCGGCCACGACAATCAGGTAGATCACATAGGGCACGAAGCCCAAGCCGGCAACAACGAGTCCCTTTCGCCACTGGAGTGTTTTCTTCCACACGATGGCCGCAAGTACGGGGGCTACGGTGCTGATGAAGAAGAAGTCCTTGCACAGGATGGAGTAGCCAAGAAGTAGTCCGGCCGTTGCCAGCCGCAGAAACGAACGCATTTTGCTCTTTGGCTGCCGATGGTCCACCAGAAGCAGCAATCCTGCCAGCCCCGGCACCATGGCCGAGGTCTCCAGGAACGCATGGCTGTTGTTCCTCAGGATGAATGGTTCGAAGGCTAAGAGCACGGCAGCGAGCCACGCGGCGGTGGGAGTGGACAGCTTGCGCACCAGCAGGAAACCAAGGCCAACGGTCAGGGCACCCATCATGCCGTTGAGCCAGCGCAGTTGGAGCGTCACCTCGATGATCTCGCCGGTAATTCCGAAAACCTTGATGACCCCGGCCTCCAGCAGGAAGTACCCCGGTGGGTGGAGGAAGAACGGCCCATCAGGCAAGGTTGGGAATTCTCCGGCGCTGACGGATTCACCGAGCCGGACATACAGCATCTCGTCCACCCACAGTTCGAAGCCCCGCTCAAGGCCAAGCGCGCGGACACCGAAGGCGGCGGCAACAACCACAATGAATGCGGTCAGGTTGCCCGAAAGCGCCCGTGCGACCCAACTGGCCCAGAGGCTCGTTGAAGGTGCTTGAGGCTTGACCCGGCGGCCGATGGTTTGGCCGGATGTGCCGGCCCGGCGTCGTCGTGAAATTTTGAAGTCGTTTCTGTGCGGCAGCAGCCCCCGTTGATGGGCGAGAACCATGAGGCCGCTGACAGTGGCCAGGGCCAGCCACACCAAGGGCTGGATCTGGGCGGTCACAGCGAGCGCCACTATCAAGGCGCCGGCCAGAAGCAGGAACGGGCCGGCGCCCCGGCCGGGGTGAGCCGCAATGAGGACCGGGCGTGCCAGGAGAGCCAGCACACCACCGGCCATGACGGCTCCCACTGCGGAGCCCACAGCCATGCCGGTGACTGCATTGACTTGCCAGCCAACCCACAGGCCACCCACCACCAACACACACGCGCAGGCCAAGCCAATCTGGCATCGGCGATAGGCCCGCAAAGCAAGCAGGACCGTGGACAGAACCATGAGGACCGCGTACCCCAGGCCGGAAGCAGCCAACCAGGGCAGGAGCCCCAAGGAGCCGTGGTACTTCTGGGGAACAATGAATCCGGCCATCAACGGCGGGGCTGTAGCGATGATGGCGAAGGCCACCACGGCAAGTTGCCCGAATGAGGCAAAGGCTGCACCCAGGACCTCACCTGCTTTGGCGCCGGGCGTGCGCAGCAACGGGAAGGCCACCAATGCGGTTCCGGCTGCCACATAGACCGGCCCTTTGGCGATGGTCGCAAGCGCCTGGAAGCCCGCGGCATCGGCCGAGCCGCCGGCCAGGAAGCCGACCACCACGACGTCGACGCCCACCAACACAGAGACGACGCCGAGAACGGAGGCGATGTCACTGGTTTCGGCCCATCTCCACTTCTCCAGCAGAACCCGCGGACGCCACCGCAGGTCCCGGTAGAAGGACCACGGCACCACCAGGGGCGCAAGGCATCCCACGACGAAGCCCAAGACCGCTCCCCCCGCGCCCCAGGCCATGGCGATCACCACGACGCTGAAGATGAGTCTGAGGAGAACCTCACCAACGGTGGAGATTGCGTACCAACTGAAACGGAGTTCACCCTGCAACCACCCCGCGGGTGCATTCGCCATGAAGATGACAAAGGCTGCAAGCGCCACCACTGCGGCCAGGCCGGGGTCCGCGAGCGCGAGCGTCACGCTGCCTGAGATCGCTGCCGCGGCAAGTCCCGCCAGGCAGGAAACGAAGACCGAGAACGCAACGCCATTACGGCGTTCCTCGGAGCCTGCCGGGTGAACGGCAACAACGTGGGACAAAGGAAGCGGGACCAAGGCATTGGCCACGATTCCCACAACCCCCAGGATCATGGCCGCTGCGGCGAACATGGTGTAGTCCGCGGTGTCCAGCTTGGTGGCCATGAGCAGGGTGCAGGCGTAACTCATGACGCCCACAACCCCTGCAGACACGGCAAGGAAGCCGCTGTTCGCGGCAATTCCCGGGTCTTTGTCCGACGCCCTGCGGTTTGCCCTGGGCCTTTCCTGTACATCAAGAGTCATTGTTTTCTGGGATGGATCCATGGATGTACGCCCGTTACTGGCCGTCAAAGGCGTCGGCGGGAGTGAAGGCGCTCCCGGGACCGGCCAGCAAAGCAGTGCGTCCGGCGGAACGGGCTTCTGCAGACGTCACGCCAATTCTTTGCATGGCCGCGAAGGCCTCGAACTCGTCCCGTCCCTTCATCAGGACAGCGAGGTGTCCGTCCTCGGTGACAGCAACTTCGTCCGTCCTGTGGAGGATGGACTGAAGATCGACACCCTCGGGTTGCTCGAAGCGCACCAGGGTGGACAGGTCCGAGTGGCATGAACGAGGGTCCCCGCCATCACGCCGGATCTTTTCCTCTTCCAACAGGGCTCCAGTGAGCAGTCTGGTGCTACGGTCCCAGGTGAAACAGCGCGCCCATTCCCGGCAATCCACCGAAACGTCCAGCGCCGCGTCGGGCTCACTCATGGCCACCAGCGCCTCAACCAGCGCCACTCCGAATTCCTTGGGGGTGTCCACCAGCCAGCCGGTCCTGCCGTCCACTACCGAATCCCGTATCCCGGGAACCCGCAGGGCAAGGCAGGGAACTCCCCACGCAGCGGCCTCGATCACCGAGCAGCCCCAGCCTTCCGAGGCCGAGGTGGAGGCCGTCAGCCAGGCCCGGCTCAACAATCTGTCCCGGACGTCATTGGGCTGGTAGCCGTGGAAGGTTACTGCGTGGTCCAGGCCAAGGTCCATCACCAACTGCTGCAGCCTGGCACGCTCGGGACCGTCCCCCACAATGTCCATCCTCAGGTTCTGAATGCTGCGCGCCGCCACAGCGAACTGGCCCACCAGCAGGTCCAGCCTTTTGTGCGGCACCAAGCGGCTGACGACGGCGACGGTCGGTTCCGGCGCTCGATCGGCAACGGCATCCGGAATGTCGATGGTGCCGTTGGGCACCACATGGACAGGACCTGAAAACCCGAGCTTCCGCAGTTCCAGACGGGTGGAGGGCGAGACCGCAACGATGGACCGCTGCCCGTACACTGCTTTGGCTCCCGGGCTTTCCAGGAACCGGCCAACGGCAGCCAGGGGCGGTGAGAACCTGGTGCGGAATTGCTCCTGGTGGACATGGTGTATCACCTGGATGATCGGCAGTTCCCGGGGAAGGAACAACGGCGAAAAGAACGGTATCCCGTTCTGGCAATCCACCACGGCATCAAATTGGCCGCCGCTCCGCAGAAGGCGGAGCGCGGCGTGTCCATAGATGGACAGGGCTCCGCCTCCCCGCAGGATACGGATGCCATCGATGACGTCCTCCGGCGCCTGGCCGTCGTCGCGACCTGTAAACCAGGTGACCTGGACGCCGTTCTGCACCCACCTCCTGGAAATCTCATGGATGTACTGCTCAGCGCCCCCGGCCTGCGAGTGCTGGACATCGCGCCAGTTGAGGACCAGCACGTGCTTTCCTGCGAGGAGGTCGGGAGAATTCAACGCGGTGAGGCCGGACGTCATGGGGTTGCCCGCTGAAGTTGGATCACCGAGGCAAAACTGGCTACCCCATCCTGGAAGGGGCGGAACGTTGATGCTGCCCCATCAGTCCATGCCACGGGAAGTTCGACAATGCTGGCGTTGTTGTCCTGCAGGCGCAGCAGAAGCTCAACGTCGAAGGCGAACCCGGTACTGCGGCACTGCACCATCGCTGCGGTGAGGGCATCCCGTTCAAAGAACTTGAATCCGCACTGGGTATCCCGGATGCCCTTGACCTTTGATTTGGTCAGCGCGCGGAAGGCAGTGCCTCCCACCCGGCGTCCAAGGTGTTGGGGCCGGACCAGGGTTGAGCCGGGTGCGTGGCGGGAAGCGATCACCGCTGCTGCGCCATCGGAGAGGTGCGCCATGGTCTCGGTGAGGGTTTCCAAGGGTGTGGCGAGGTCGGCGTCGAAAAAGCCAGTGAACCTGGACGTTCCGCTGAGTAAGCCGCGGCGGACTGCGGCGCCCTTCCCCTTACGGGAGCACCCCACCACGGAAATGGGTACGGCGTCTCCCTCTTCCTGGGAGATCCGGCGGACCACTGCGGCGGTTTCATCAACGCTGCCGTTGTCCACCACGACGATCCGCGACGACCACGGCTGTCCGGCCAGGAAATCGACGGTCTGTTTCAGGGTGTCCGGGATCCTCGCGGCCTCGTTGTAGGCAGGAATGACTACCTCAAGGTCCACGCTCGAGCGGCGCAATGAGTCTGAATGTCGGCGTGCTTGAAGACTCCCTCTCTTGCCTATGTGCACACTGTGCTGTTGAAGAAGGACCATCTGAACCTCCATATATCCGGGTACGGCACAAAAACGTGCTCGCAATATAAGCAGTGGGGGCACCCCGGAAGTCATGACGCCAATCCCAGCCGTAGTGCTCCAAGTCATAAGCCACTCTCAATACCGGAAACCGTGCCCGGCGCTCTGAGCGAAATTGCTGGTTCGTTGTCCGGGCCCGTCTATAGAGTGGCCACATGAGCCACACATCTTCGGTCCCTGCCGCTGCTCCGGAATCCACAGCAGTGCCTCCTGTCGCCAAGCGGATCCCCACACGCCGTGAACACCACGGTGACGTTTTCGTGGACAACTACGAGTGGCTCAGGGACAAGGAATCCGCCGAAGTGGTGGACCTCCTGAAGGCAGAGAACGCCTACCAGGAAGCTGTTACCGCGCACCAGGAGCCCTTACGTGAGGCCATGTTCCAGGAGATCAAGGGCCGTACCCAGGAAACGGATCTCTCCGTGCCCAGCCGCAAGGACGGCTGGTGGTACTACAGCCGTTCGGTGGAAGGCAAGGAGTACAACATCCAGTGCCGCGTCCTGGCTTCGAACACCGGAGACCCCGTAGCTGACTGGACACCCCCGTCCGTGGAGCCCGGCGTGGAAATCGACGGCGAGCAGATCCTCCTGGACGGCAACATCGAAGCTGAGGGCCAACCGTTCTTCAGCGTCGGCGGTGCTGCGGTGACGGTGGACGGCAACCTTTACGCCTACGCCGTGGACAACTCAGGCGATGAACGGTTCACCCTGAGGATCAAGGACCTGCGGACAGGCGAACTGCTCCCCGACGTCATTGAGGACATTTTTTACGGGGTGGCCTTCTCCCCCGACGGCACCCGCCTTTTCTACACAGTGGTGGATGATTCATGGCGGCCATACCAGGTCAAGGCCCACGTTCTCGGTACGCCTGTGGCCGAGGACGAGGTTCTCTACCAGGAGGACGACGTCGCCATGTGGCTGGGCTTCGATCTCTCCGCGGACCGCCGCCACCTGGTGCTCAGCATCGGATGCTCGGAGTTCAGCGAGACGCGGCTGCTCCGCTTCGCCGATTACGACGCCGGCCTCAGCACCGTGATCTCCCGCGACCACCACCTTCTGTACGAGGCCGAGCCCTTCGTCCTGGACGGGAAGGAAACCCTCCTCCTGACCCACAACAAGGACGCCATCAACTCGATGGTCAGCTTGGTGGACCCGGCCGAGCTCAGCAAGCCGCTGGCAGAGCAGGACTGGCGTACCGTCGTCGAACATTCCGACGACGTCCGCGTCAACGGCGCCGGCGTGACGTCCACGCATCTGGTGCTGTCCGTCCGCAAGGACACCATTGAACGGGTCCAGGTGCTGCCACTGGCCGGGCTTGGCACCGGGGCCCAGGGCCGCCCGGTGGAGCCGGCCTTCGACGAGGAGCTCTACACCGCCGGGGTGGCCGGTTCCGACTACGAGGCCCCCGTGATCCGGATGGGATACACGTCCTACTTCACGCCGTCGCGCGTCTACGATTTTGTCCTTCCCACCTCCGAACTGCCCGCGGGCCGGCTCCTCCTCCGCAAGGAAAGCCCTGTCCTGGGCGGCTACTCCGCGCAGGACTACGTCGCCACGCGCGAATGGGCAATCGCCGACGACGGCACCCGGGTCCCGCTGTCAGTGCTGCGTCACGCCTCGGTCCGGCAGGATGGCAGGAACGCCGGGCTGGTGTACGGCTATGGCTCCTACGAAATGAGCATGGATCCGGGCTTCGGGGTGGCCCGGCTGTCCCTTCTTGACCGCGGCATCATCATGGTGATCGCCCACATCCGTGGCGGCGGCGAACTTGGCCGCCGATGGTACGAGGACGGCAAGAAGCTCACCAAGAAGAACACCTTCACCGACTTCATCGCCGCAACGGATTGGCTGGCCGGGTCGGGCTGGGTTGACCCGTCGCGCATCGCAGCGATGGGTGGGTCTGCCGGCGGATTGCTCATGGGCGCCGTGGCGAACATGGCTCCGGAAAAATACGCTGCAGTGGTAGCGCAGGTGCCCTTCGTGGATGCCCTGACCACCATCCTTGATCCCGAGCTTCCCCTGTCCGCCCTGGAATGGGAGGAGTGGGGCAACCCGATCACGGATCCCGAGGCCTACGCCTACATGAAGTCCTACACTCCGTACGAGAATGTGGCCGCTGCGGCCTATCCCAAGATCGCTGCGGTGACATCCTTCAATGACACCCGTGTGCTGTACGTCGAGCCTGCCAAGTGGGTCCAGGCGCTGCGCTCAGTGTCCACGGGTTCGGAACCAATCATCATGAAGATCGAAATGGACGGCGGGCACGGCGGAGCCTCGGGCAGGTACGTGCAGTGGCGTGAGCGGGCCTGGGACTATGCGTTCGTGGCCGACTCCGTGGGAGCCACCGAACTCCTGCCTGGCGCCGGCCTGAGGTAGGAGTTTGTCCTCTTAGGCTCGGCGGGCCCGGAGCAGCGCGAAGTATCCCGGGATCAGGTCCGGGGTGGACGGGCTGCTCAGCGGACGCGTCTCAATGCTCGTGGCGCCCTCCTCGACCAGGGTCCAGTCCGCCGTCGGGAAGGCCTTGCTCCGCTGGGCCGCCCCGAACCGGCCAGGCATTGGCAGCCCCCGAATGGCCCACTCCAAAGGGCCAGGGATAAATTTGCGGGTGGCCCCAAGGTGGC from Arthrobacter sp. StoSoilB20 includes these protein-coding regions:
- a CDS encoding glycosyl hydrolase family 28-related protein — translated: MVAAAAALLTLGGFSTAPAENMPPATPGQAPSASATSTATNAAAACTKSGATGSSATTAYNVSTTVNDATDDTSAIQNRINAAGAAGGGVVKLVAGTYIINGKLRMANNVKLQGAGPGTVLKAGPRFLSTKGPSGGYPIVTTNSATNTTITDLTADHSGNTLPASVNLRGRLDEYVVDIRGGSNNLVDGVHVRNPFTYSIVAVGTTRFCVKNSSTIVATSGKYNQLDGIHVLDSSFGDVIGNTIDQRIGTDGDDGLVAHTINGTTHDINYIGNKVRGGHRGSSMQLAVGNHSIYNLKIADNEFYGAPYGIRTGYYDDGTGAVNGVTLSGNYIHDLEVGHIFFDGSYDAIHIGDFDGQGPITNVVATNNRACAAGNVHVAPGPGNMTQNNTVQTGTC
- a CDS encoding PIG-L family deacetylase yields the protein MAGDAPWLFLSPHLDDAVLSCGALMEAEAQGREIIVATLFTESGPAPHTRATRSFLRQCAVPDAAELYQARQSEDRAVLAGMGVQSIHLGEVDALFRRRRKPPMLGSSAWDRLLPELNHRYATYRFDIALGRIARGDQALIRQLRGDVAGLMAQTQAELLFCPAGVGRHVDHLITREVGKGHPDNVVMYSDFPYDLTTAPDQPHLSKMGFVPWTWDTGLDAKRGRIREYATQSDALFPGGEIPRKPETYFVPGPTQNAA
- a CDS encoding glycosyltransferase family 4 protein, which translates into the protein MKVLHLGFEDPRMPGAGGGSVRTHEINRRLAALGFSVTVLTTRYPGWQERVEDGVHYVPIGFGKGGNRLTRLLAYIAWLPVEVRKRRSTVELVVEDFFAPFSTMAAPLWTKRPTIGVVQWLHARDKARQYKLPMHWIERLGVRKHRRLISVSQGIGDRLKALNPDLHVDVIGNGVDPAVWNSEPLVGKDVLFIGRLEYGHKGLDLLLEAWAHACGRVDGNLLIAGAGPDEDRLRKAIRDAGLSGRVQMLGWLSGDRKFQALSEARLLVVPSRHETFGLVAIDALAAGTPVIAFDIPCLREIILPGTGWVVEAFDAQALGDEIARRYPQADLADVAAQGRTFAAGYNWDALADMQAHAYKTAVKELKKPPTRRSKARHPERA
- a CDS encoding glycosyltransferase family 4 protein, producing MTSGLTALNSPDLLAGKHVLVLNWRDVQHSQAGGAEQYIHEISRRWVQNGVQVTWFTGRDDGQAPEDVIDGIRILRGGGALSIYGHAALRLLRSGGQFDAVVDCQNGIPFFSPLFLPRELPIIQVIHHVHQEQFRTRFSPPLAAVGRFLESPGAKAVYGQRSIVAVSPSTRLELRKLGFSGPVHVVPNGTIDIPDAVADRAPEPTVAVVSRLVPHKRLDLLVGQFAVAARSIQNLRMDIVGDGPERARLQQLVMDLGLDHAVTFHGYQPNDVRDRLLSRAWLTASTSASEGWGCSVIEAAAWGVPCLALRVPGIRDSVVDGRTGWLVDTPKEFGVALVEALVAMSEPDAALDVSVDCREWARCFTWDRSTRLLTGALLEEEKIRRDGGDPRSCHSDLSTLVRFEQPEGVDLQSILHRTDEVAVTEDGHLAVLMKGRDEFEAFAAMQRIGVTSAEARSAGRTALLAGPGSAFTPADAFDGQ
- a CDS encoding glycosyltransferase, with protein sequence MRRSSVDLEVVIPAYNEAARIPDTLKQTVDFLAGQPWSSRIVVVDNGSVDETAAVVRRISQEEGDAVPISVVGCSRKGKGAAVRRGLLSGTSRFTGFFDADLATPLETLTETMAHLSDGAAAVIASRHAPGSTLVRPQHLGRRVGGTAFRALTKSKVKGIRDTQCGFKFFERDALTAAMVQCRSTGFAFDVELLLRLQDNNASIVELPVAWTDGAASTFRPFQDGVASFASVIQLQRATP
- a CDS encoding S9 family peptidase codes for the protein MSHTSSVPAAAPESTAVPPVAKRIPTRREHHGDVFVDNYEWLRDKESAEVVDLLKAENAYQEAVTAHQEPLREAMFQEIKGRTQETDLSVPSRKDGWWYYSRSVEGKEYNIQCRVLASNTGDPVADWTPPSVEPGVEIDGEQILLDGNIEAEGQPFFSVGGAAVTVDGNLYAYAVDNSGDERFTLRIKDLRTGELLPDVIEDIFYGVAFSPDGTRLFYTVVDDSWRPYQVKAHVLGTPVAEDEVLYQEDDVAMWLGFDLSADRRHLVLSIGCSEFSETRLLRFADYDAGLSTVISRDHHLLYEAEPFVLDGKETLLLTHNKDAINSMVSLVDPAELSKPLAEQDWRTVVEHSDDVRVNGAGVTSTHLVLSVRKDTIERVQVLPLAGLGTGAQGRPVEPAFDEELYTAGVAGSDYEAPVIRMGYTSYFTPSRVYDFVLPTSELPAGRLLLRKESPVLGGYSAQDYVATREWAIADDGTRVPLSVLRHASVRQDGRNAGLVYGYGSYEMSMDPGFGVARLSLLDRGIIMVIAHIRGGGELGRRWYEDGKKLTKKNTFTDFIAATDWLAGSGWVDPSRIAAMGGSAGGLLMGAVANMAPEKYAAVVAQVPFVDALTTILDPELPLSALEWEEWGNPITDPEAYAYMKSYTPYENVAAAAYPKIAAVTSFNDTRVLYVEPAKWVQALRSVSTGSEPIIMKIEMDGGHGGASGRYVQWRERAWDYAFVADSVGATELLPGAGLR